From Micromonospora echinaurantiaca:
CGGGGCGGTGGCGTCACGTTGGTGCTGGAAGAGCAGGGAGCCCTTCCGGATCTGCTTGGCCGGGGTCGCCCAGAGGGGCGTGCCGTAGTTGGGCATGAGCGACATGGCCGCCACCGATTCGGCGTTGCCGTATCGAGTGAGGCCGATCTCCTGTTGGATCGCCTCGCTCGGCTTCGGTGTGGCGACGGTGATCCGCCGCGCCTTCGACGCGTCGAGCACCACGGTGGTCGGCCCGATCACCTCGACGTCGTCGGCGACGACCAGCGCGAACTGTTGCCGGTCGGTGGCGGGGTCGACCCAGCCGATGTAGGACTGGAAGCCGTACCGGCCGGCCCGGAGCCGTACCGTCGTGGGGGCCGAGGCGGTCATGGACAGGGACTCCACCCGGCCGTCGTCGATGTTCATGTACCACGGAGTCGAGACATGCGAGCAGTGGTACCAGCCGGTCTCGCCGCAGAGCTTGCCATCGTGACCCCGGAACTCGACGCGGACCGGGAAGGACGGTGGTGCGATCTCGAGTCCGACGGGCACCCGCAGGACGATCTGTCCGGTGGCGTCGGTGGCGACCACGGCGCCGCTGTACTGGGCCAGGGGCAGGGCCGGCGCGTCGATCGAGACGGTGACCGTGGCGGTCCCGCCGGCCGGGACGGTGACGGTCGGGGGGCGCTCATGATCGCGGAGGGGTCGGCCCGTCCGCAAGGGAACGTCCCGCCGCCCGGCCATGGGCCGATGGCGCCCGACATGCGCTAGGTGATGACGCGCGGCGCTGCCGCATCCGGCTGGGCGCCGGGGCCAGAACACCAGGTCGAGCAGGGCGGTGAGCACGCACCGCTCGGCCAGGCGCTGGTGTCAGCTCGGCAGGAGCTCGACGACATCCCCCAACCCGACACGACCAGGGCGCTCGACCGTTGCCCATACGCCGAGCGTCATGTCGTTGTGCTCCGCGACCGTCCTCAAGAGCTGTCCGTGCTCGGGAAGGTCCTCCTGGGCAAGGTCGATCATGACGCACCGGGTCAGCCGCTGGCGTGGCCGCAACACGACCTCCGGCCCGATACGGATGGCTCGGCCGAGCCATCCGTCTTCGACGAAGTCGCCGCCGGGTACGTCGACGAGAAGATTCGCCCGGAACCGCGCCGGGTCGACCGGCTCCCCGAGAAGATCATGCAGTCGTCGCAGCGCTGCTGTGCTGATCAGGCTCACCGGCCCCTCGTCATGGTGCCTGACCTCCGCCTCGCGCTCGATGGTGACGCGACGAGCGAGCACCTCGCTGACCACCTCGTGTGCGGCCGGCTCATCGGCACCGAAGCGGCGCCCGTCGGGCAACTCGACGACCGGCACCGGGTCACCACGGTGCCCGCGGAGCATGAACAGACCCGGCATCCGGCGAAAGCGACGGGTGTTCTTCCCGCTGCCCAGCTTCCCGTCCGCGTCCCGCACCGCCCACAACCGGTCACCGACCAATCCGCGCTGCTCGACCTCCACGGTCGTCAACTGCTCACCGAGCAGCGATTTGATCGGATACCTGCGGATCTCGGTCACCTGCATCCGCCTTACCCTAGATCACCGAGTACGCAATGATCATCTAGCCGGGCTGGTGCAGCCAAGCATCCAGGTGGCTGGCGGGGGCCGGCGCTGTCGTGGCGGTCGTCGCTCCTGATGGCCCCGGTCGGCATCAGGGTTGGGGCCGCCGGGAGTCGAGCACAGCTACCCTGCGTGGCCCGGCTGTACGTCGGTAGCTGGCGTCGAGTAGCTCGTCGATCTCATCCCAGTCGGTGTCGCCGGTCAGGTCCACCCCGATCCACCCGTAGGCACCCAGGTAGGCCGGCACGTAGCAGCGGTCCTCCCCCACCAGCGCCGCACGCTCGTCGGGATCAACCAGCACGAGCACCGACTGTTCATGCTGCCGATAGACGCCGTCGACCTTCACCGATCCCCCGTAGTAGGCGAAGACCTTGGTGGTGAAGAAGGCGGGGTGTCCGTGGGAAATCTTCTCGGCGGCGCCCGGGAAGGCCAGGGCGAGCGCCCGCAGCCGGTTCAGGAGCGGGTCCGCCTCGTCAAACATGATGGGATGCGGCATATCAGAAGGTAAGCACACGGTGCCGGCTGTCGCGCCCCGCCGCTACCCCGCGGAAAGTCAGAAACGAGTGGTCTGCGATGCGGTTCGGCTGAAGCAGCGTCTACCGGGCGTTCGAGGGCCGCGGTGCGGTGTCGTCATGGTGGCGAGCCAGAGCCGTCACTCATATCCCATGGCCGGGATGACCTTGCCGAGCGCTTCTCTGATGAACTCGCGGGTCTCGTCGTCGAACTGGTTGTTGCGGCGCGTCAGCTTGTGCGACTGGAACGTTGAAGGAGTGGCGAAGTCGTCGACGCCGAGCCGTTCGAACAGGGCGCGGCGCTGCCCGGGCCAGTCGGCTGCGAGATCTTCCGCTTTCACCTCGATGTATCGCCTACCCGTCAGGTCGACCGTGTTCTTCCAGGTGAGCCATCGGTGGTAGACCGGCTTGAGGTAGGCGAGCGCACCGTCGACGGTGGACGGTGCCCAGGACTGGGCCAGGTGGGATGCGAGCACTGAGACCGGGTGACGCTTGATGTGCACGATGGTCGCTTCGGGGACCAGTTCCCAGAGGAACTCCATGCACAGCAGGTTGAACGGTGTCTTCTCGCACCAGGTCGGCTTGCCCGCGTCGGCGGCTGCTCCGCCGAACAGGGTGTCGATCAGACCCCGCAAGATTCCGAGCAGTTCGCCCCGGTCGCTGAAATACCTGGGAAGTACCCGCCGACGACTCAGCGGATCGAACGGCCCGGCAGGCCGGTCGACGTCCCAGAAGCCCTCCGCGGGCGCCGCCTCGTCGTAGGTGTACGCGACCAACTGCGGCCAGAGCTGTTGCACCGCGTCCCGGTAGCGCCGCTCGCCGACCAGCTCGGGAACGGTCTTGCCGCGATCGTCGCGCCGGCCGGGCACTCGTACGGTGAGGAAGTCGCTCAGCCGGCGCAGGGCGTCCTCACCGACGGTGGGGTCGTATCGATCGGTGAGCGCGTCGGCCAGGTCCCGCAGGCCACCCGGGTCGACGAGGAACCGGGTCTCCATGGGAATCCGGTGGATCAGCGGATGTTCGCCGATGATGTCGGCGATCCGTGACGTTCCCGAACGACCCGTACCCGCGACGAAGACCGGTGAGGGGGAAGGCATGGCGGCAGCCAACTCTCAGCCCGGCGCCTGTGCAAGCCATTTATCCCCGCCACCCGCTGCTCCGAGCCGGACCCGCACCCACCGCGCCAGTGCGTGGCGGACGGCCACCAAAACAAGCAACGAATCATGGTTGTGCCACATTGACGGGAAATAATCCTTATTCGCCGGGGACGGTCAGCCGCGCAAGCTCGGGCAGCGAGGTCAGCACCCGACGCCGGGCGGTGGCCGGATCGACGGCGACCAGCTCACTGCCGTCCGCAGTCCAGCGTTGCAGGAGGACCTCGGTGCCGGCGAGACCGAGGAAGTACTCACCCTCGTCACCCCGGGATGTCACGAGTTCGATCCGGCCGGCCGGTCGGCCGGACCGTAGGTCGACCCCGACCAACGTGTTGGGGGTCGTTGCTCGCGTCCCCTCCGGCTGGCCGGTCAGGACCTTCCCCTCCTGTCCTATGACCAGAGCCCATACCGCTGGCGGGTTGCCGCCACCGCGCACGAGCGGGGCGAGCGCGTTGCGGATATCGCCGGGGCTTACCTCCTGGGTGGTGGGGAGCGACACCGCACGGGCGGTGCGGCCGTCGGCGTCATGAATGGCGATGGTGAGCTGCTGGTGCGGTCGGGCGTTCGGGCCGAGGTTGAACTCTGCGCTGACTATTTCTCGCCCGTCCAGGAATGGCAGCATCCGGCGGTTCGGCGTCCCGCGTAACGCCAGTGGGCGCAGCTCCCCGCCGGGCAGGGTGAACGCTGTGTACATCTCAACCGCGCCGGAGGGTTGGCTGAGCAGCAACGCCTGTCCGTCGGTCGACCACTGCCGCAACGCGTACCCGGGCGGGACCGCCCGCTCGGTGATCCCGGTGAGGTCGCGGAGCCGCCACTGCCCGTCTCGGCGCTGGACCAGCCACCGCCCGTCCGGGGAGAGCATGTGACGGGACTCGCCCACGGTGGGCGCCATCCCGACGCCGAACTGTTCACCGGAGGCGGTCACCAGATACATCGGCCGTTCAGGGAAGGCGCCGGCCGCCGCGTCGAACCCGTTGGTGTCGTCGATCTGGTAGAGCAGGGCTCCGCGTCCCACGGCCCGATCGGTGGGCAGCGCGGTCGGGTTGGCCGGCGGCAGCAGCCGGCCGGGCAGCCCGGCGAGGAGTTCCTGGGCCGTGACCGGGGTGACGACCTCGGCGGGTGCCGGTGACCGGGTGGCGCTCGTCCGCCAGACCGTCACCCCGGCGGCCCCGCCGATGAGCACCCCGGCGAGCGCGACCGCCAACCATCCACGAAGGCGGTGCGGTTCCGGCGGCGTAACGTGTGCCGGTTCCGGTGCCGTGGATTCCATCGTCGCGCCCCCCGATCCGCGTCCTGTCCGCGCATAGCAGACGGGAGACGCATGGAACCGTCAACGGCCCAGTCGAACTCGACTCCCGACCGGGGCGCAATCGTGATCTTCGCGGATGTGTTCGTCGGTGAGCGCCTCGCGCAGCCGGGAGCGGGGAACGCCGTTCTGGCTGGTCGGGACTGCGGTGCCCGCTCACATGTCGAGTGGGTCGATGACCTGTTTCCGGGCGTGTTGATAGATCACTGAGCTGCGGAAGCCGACGATCTCGCGGCGTCCGCTGAACTTGTCCATGAGGAAGGCGTGCAGGCTGTCCACGCTGGGCACGGCGACGTGGACGAGGAAGTCGTCGCCGCCTGCCACGACGAACACCGACAGCACCTCGGGCAACCCCATCGCGTACTTCTTGAAGCCGTCGATGACGGTGCGGCTCAGCGGCCGGACCTGCACGTGCAGCAGTGCCTGAACGCCGCGGTTGAGGGCGGTCAGGCTGATCTCGGCGTGGTACCCGGTGATCACGCCGCGCTCCCTCAACGCCCGTACGCGCTCGAGGCAGGTCGACGGCGCGATGCCGACCGCGCGGGCCAGTTCGCGGTTGGTCTGCCGCGCATGTGTCTGCAGATGCTGGATGATCGCCGCATCAAGTTCGTCCACGACCGAGATCTTGCCACCTTCTCCGAACGACGTTCGGTGAGAGCCAGTTGATACCGGCCAGGTGCTTACTGTCGTTCCCGTTCTGACGAGCAGGCGAGGGGAAGCCATCATGGTCGCGACCGACATCGACACCGAGTCCATGCACGAACACGTCGTCGTCAGGCGGGGCGCACGATCCGGTCTGCCGATCGTCGTCGCGGTGCACTCCACCGCGCTCGGCCAGGCCATCGGTGGATGCCGGCTGGCGCACTACCCACACTGGCGCGACGGCCTGGACGACGCGCTGCGGCTCTCGGCCGCGATGTCGGACAAGTGCGCGCTGGCCGGGCTGCCCAACGGCGGCGGCAAGAGCGTCGTCGCCCTGCCCCTCGGCATGACTCTGGACGGCGCCTCCCGCCGGGCGGCGCTGCACGACGTGGGCGACGTCATCGCCGGTTTGACCGGCACCTACGCGACCGGCCCGGACGTGGGCACCGGCCCGGACGACATGGTCACGATCGCCGAGCGGACGCCGTACGCGTTCTGCCGACCGGTTGGCGCCGGTGGCAGCGGCGACTCCTCCGAGCACACCGCGGTCGGCGTCCTCGCCGCACTGCACGCGCTGTGCGCCGAGCGGTTCGGATCGTCCGACCTGTCCACGCGCAGCTTCGCCGTGCTCGGCCTTGGCCGCGTCGGCGGCCACGTGCTGCGGATGCTCGCCGACGCCCGCGCGACGCTGGTGGCAAGCGACGTCGACGACAGTCGTCGTACGCTCGCCGGCGCCGCCGGCGCGGCCTGGGCCAGCCCGCGGGATTGCCTGACCGCCGACGTGGACGTGCTCGTCCCCGCGGCCCTCGGCGGCCTGCTCACCTTGCACACGGTGCCGAAACTGCGCTGCGCCGCGATCGCCGGACCGGCCAACAACCAACTCGACACCCCGGCCACCGCTGACCTGCTGCACCAGCGTGGCATCCTCTGGGCCCCGGACATCATCGTGAGCGCCGGCGGCATCATCCACGCCACCGCCGTCGAACTACATGACGAGACCTCGGCCCAGGCCACCGTCCGGGTCCACGGCATCGCCGACACCCTCACCGACATCCTGCGCACCGCCCGCGCCACCGGCTCGACCCCGGCCGACGCCGCCCGCTCCCACGCCCGCCAGCGCATCCGGAGTGGCCACCACTGACCGCAGCCGCCACCAACCTCCGATCACGCCAAGCGCGCCCATATTGTGGGAATCATGCTGGTGGGCTGTTGGCGATGACGGGGGATGCGGCCATGGCAGCGGACCTTCGCTTTCGGTGCCAGGCGGCGCCGAACATGACGAGCCCGAGCACGATCATGCCGATCACGGTCGGCCAGCGCAGGTCCTGCCTCAGGTAGGTGGCCAGGAACCACGTGTGGCGCTCGGCACCGTCGGCGACGAAGAACGCGGCGACGACACCCTGGGGAAACAGCGGGACCGCCGCCAGGGCGAAGCCGACCCATTCGGCGTTCTGCGCGCGTGCGGGCAGGGCGGGCAGTCGGGGTGCGGCTTGGGCCGGTGGCTTTCGGCCGGTACGCATGGCGTGCAGAAGTTCCGGTGCCCGCGCGGCCAGGCGCTGCGCTGCCAGAAGGCCCAGGCCCCAGTAACAGAGCAGGCCTGACACGAGGCCGACGGGCACGGCGGCCCAGCCGTACCGCAGGGCGAGCAGTGCGGCCGGTGCTGCGGCGGCCGCGACGAGGGCGAGCGTGAGATAGGTCAGTCCGGTCAGGCCGCTGTTGTCGTCGCTGAGTCGCAGCGGGTTGGCGCCGCGCTTGTGCGGGTCGATACCCGGGACCAGTCCGTACACCGCCAGCAGGGGCACCAGGCCGGCCGCAGCGCCGAGCAGCGCGGGCAGCAGTACGAGCATGAGCGGCCACGGTCCGCCCGCGATGGCGGTGCCGGCCAGCGTGACGACGGTTGCGGCCGGTCCGACGGCTGCCAGCCAGGCTCGCTGCCGGCCGCGGACGTCGCCGCCGTCCGGGTTGGTGATGGTGAGCCAGAGGGCGGTGCCGTCGGCGCCATAGAGGTTCACGGTCATGCCCGCGGCCATCAGGATGAAGATCGGGCCGGCGTAGGGCAGCATGCCGGGCCAGCCAAGCAGGAGCGGTGTCGCCCCGAAACAGATACCGAAGCAGAGCGCGAAGACGATCTGGTAGTTGCGGGCCAGGTCCCGGGACCAGGTGCGCAGTTCCCGGGCCACGATGGCGCCCTGGGCGGTGGTCGCGGTGATGGGTCGGCGGGGTCGGCCCGAGGTCGGTGGGGCTACAGCCGGCTTGGCCAGCAGGCCGGCCCAGACCGCCAGGAGCAGCAGGTCCAACAGTGCCAGGCCGGCCAGTGCCAGGTAGTCACCACGGATGGAGCGCAAGCCCCAGCTCGAAGGGAGGTAGGCGACGAACCGCGGGATGCCGTGCTGGTCGAACAGCGCGAGGAAGACCCAGATCTGGCACAGCGCAGCCAGGACGGCGCCGTTGATGACGCCTGCCGCGACGGCGCCGATACGTGATCGCAGGGCCAGGCGCAGTAGTCCCACGGCGACCTTCGACAGCAGGACGAACAGGGCGAGCTGCAGAATGATCGCCGGCACCGCCGCCAGCGCACCGGCCAGGTCCTGCCGGATCCCGGACACGAGCAGCCCGAGCAGCGCCGTCAGGCTCACCAGCGGCGCCAGACCGACGAATGCCGCCGCCAACAGACCTGTCGCCTGGCGGTGGGGCTTCAGGCCGAGCAGTGCGAAGTGCTCGGGCTTGAGGGTTTCGTCGCCGCCGCCCATCGCCACGGGCCCCAGCGCCCAGCCCAGCATCCACAACGCGTAGACGGCTGCCAGCAGCTCGAGATCTCCCGTGGCGGCCAGGTGGAGCGTGCCTCCGGCGAGCAAAAGTCCGATGGTCAGGCCGGTGAGGGTCATCGGTTGCTGCCGGCCGCGCAGCGAGTGCCGCAGGAGCGTGGCCTTCATCCGGGCCAGGGTCAGCGCGACAGCCACGACAGCTCCTTCCCGGTGGTCCCGTTCCCGCCCACCAGGTCGACGAACACGTCCTCGAGGCTGCGCCCGCCACGGACCTGTTCCAGCGGTCCCGCTGCTGCCACGCGACCGCGGTCGATGACGGCCACGTGGTCGCACAGCTGCTCGACCAGCGCCATGACGTGGCTGGACAGCACGATCGTGCCGCCGCCGGCGACGAATCCGCGCAGGATCGTCTTGATGGTCGCCGCGGAAACCGGGTCCACCGCTTCGAACGGCTCGTCCAGGACCAGTAGCCGTGGAGCGTGCAGCAGGGCTGCGGCCAAGCCGATCTTCTTGCGCATCCCGGTGGAGTACTCGATCACCAAGGTCCGCTCAGCCCGATCGAGTTCCAGGACGCTCAGCAGTTGCCCGGCCCGCCCGTCGGCGACGTCCTTGGGCAGGCCGCGCAGCAGACCCAGATAGGTGAGCAGCTCCCGGCCGGTGAGGCGCTCCGGCATGGCCAACCCGTCCGGCAGGACTCCCACCAGGGCTTTGGCGCGGGCCGGCTTCGCCCACACGTCCACGCCGAACAGGTGCGCAGTGCCGCTGTCGGGCCGCAGCAGCCCGACGGCCATCGACAGCGTGGTGGTCTTGCCCGCGCCGTTCTGCCCCACCAGTCCCAGGAACGCGCCCGCGGGCACGGTCAGGTTCACGCCCGCCACGACGGGCGTTATCCCGAACGTCTTGGTCAGCCGGTCCAGCCGCAGAGCCGGTTCGTTGTCTGTCGTGCGCACGTGTGCTGCCTTCTTCCGGTGCTCGCCTGGTCAGCGGCAGCTTTCCGCGCAGTGCGGCCGAAGATCAACAACAGGCTCGATAACATGGCATTAGCTCACACTTATTGATCGAAGGGACGCGATGGAGCTGCGTGACATCGAGATCTTTCTGGCGCTCGCCGAGGAGCTGCATTTCGGCCGCGCGGCGCAGAAGCTGCATGTCACGCAGGCACGTGTCAGCCAGTCGATCAAGAAGCAGGAACGCCGCGTCGGCGCCCCACTGTTCGAGCGCACCAGCCGTATGGTGCGACTGACCCCGGTCGGCCAACGTCTGCGCGACGACCTTCGGCAGGCGTACGACCTCATCCAGAGCGGCCTGGCCGGCGCCGCCGCCGAAGCCCAAGGCGCCCACGGCACGCTGCGCATAGGCGTGATGGGCGCGTTGGGCAACGAACTGAGACCGCTGATCGAGAAGTTCACCGCCGACCACCCCGCCTGCACCGTCGAGACCGCCGAGTTCCACTTCAGCGACCCGTTCTCCGCCCTACGCTCCGAGCAGGTCGACATGCAGCTGATGTGGCTGCCCGTGCACGAGGACGACCTCACCACCGGACCTGTCGTCCTCACCGAGGGACGTGTACTGGCCGTGCCTGCGACCTCCGACCTCGCCGTACGCCAGACGGTGTCCGTGGAGGACCTCGCCGGGCGCACAGTGCTCAACCCAGGAACCGACGCACCGGACTACTGGGTAGAGGCCATGCTGCCCGCCTTCACCCCGAGCGGCCAGCCCATCCCCCGCGGCCCCCGCACACGCACCTTCCACGAGGTCCTCGCCCTCATCGCCGCTGGACAGCTCGTCAGCCCACTCAACGCCCATGTCACCGGGTACTACACCTACCCCGGCGTCGTCTACCTGCCCATCCACGACGCCCCGCCCACCGAATGGGCTCTCGTCTGGCGCACCGACCGGGAGACACCGCTCGTCCGCTCCTTCGCAGAGTTGGGACAGAACCGCGGGCCACAGCCGATCAAACCGACCGGCCAGGAATAGCGGTGTCCCGGCGCACCATGGCGCCGATGCCCAGCCACGCGGACATGAGCTGGTCGACGAAGGTCTCCTTCAGGAACCGGCACTCAGACGGAGCGAACCCGCGCTCGGGGGCGCGCTCGCCAGCGCTGACTCCTGCACCCGTATCGGTCGATTGCGCAGCACGTTCACGAACGCCGCGCCTACCAGCGGCATATCCGGATGTCGAAACGCGGGCAGTGGCCGTGGCATCAAGCGACGCAGAACTCGTTGCCCTCGGGGTCCTGCATGACGACGTGACCGAGCGCGTCGCCGTACCACTCCTCGCGGATCACCGTCGCGCCGGCGGCGACCAACTCGGGGACCTTCTGCCGGATCAGTCGGGCGCGCTCGACCATGTCCCAGGGGCCTGGACCGGCCACCCGGACATCGATGTGCATACGGTTCTTGCTGGACTTGCCCTCGGGCACCTTGAGGAAACTGATGGCGGGGCCCCGGCCATCCGGGTCGACGATGGACGCGTTGTCGGGCTCCTCGAAGCCTGATTCCTTGACATAGCCGAGGGCCAGGGCCCAGAAAGCAGCGATCCGCTGCGGATCGTCGGCATCGCATCCCAAGGTCCAGAAAGTCGCCATGGCGCCAACGTACGGGGACTGCGACCCGCTGTCATCGGCATGAGCGCGCGACAGCGCCAGTCACGCGACGTCGCCCAGGCGCTCCTGTGCCGCCTCCGCGCGTTGACGCCGGACGACGGGCTTGCCCTGCTGCGAAATCAGCTAGGGTGCAAGCGCGACCACCCCCACCTACCCCCTACGCAGGCCATGTCGAATGATGCCCCTGGCAAAGCGGTTACGGCGTTGGCGCGACGCCTAGAACTCGGCCGATTCGAGCGGCGGGTGCGCCGCCGGCCCGGCCTTCCTGGGCGTTCTTCTGCTGTCTGCTGCTGATCGTCGCCCTGAACTTCCTCAACAACGGTCCGTACAACGCCGTGACCGTGACTGGGATGGCGCTGGTTCTGCTGAGCATCGCCGCCTGGGTCTAC
This genomic window contains:
- a CDS encoding MOSC domain-containing protein yields the protein MQVTEIRRYPIKSLLGEQLTTVEVEQRGLVGDRLWAVRDADGKLGSGKNTRRFRRMPGLFMLRGHRGDPVPVVELPDGRRFGADEPAAHEVVSEVLARRVTIEREAEVRHHDEGPVSLISTAALRRLHDLLGEPVDPARFRANLLVDVPGGDFVEDGWLGRAIRIGPEVVLRPRQRLTRCVMIDLAQEDLPEHGQLLRTVAEHNDMTLGVWATVERPGRVGLGDVVELLPS
- a CDS encoding MmcQ/YjbR family DNA-binding protein, producing the protein MFDEADPLLNRLRALALAFPGAAEKISHGHPAFFTTKVFAYYGGSVKVDGVYRQHEQSVLVLVDPDERAALVGEDRCYVPAYLGAYGWIGVDLTGDTDWDEIDELLDASYRRTAGPRRVAVLDSRRPQP
- a CDS encoding sulfotransferase family protein; this translates as MAAAMPSPSPVFVAGTGRSGTSRIADIIGEHPLIHRIPMETRFLVDPGGLRDLADALTDRYDPTVGEDALRRLSDFLTVRVPGRRDDRGKTVPELVGERRYRDAVQQLWPQLVAYTYDEAAPAEGFWDVDRPAGPFDPLSRRRVLPRYFSDRGELLGILRGLIDTLFGGAAADAGKPTWCEKTPFNLLCMEFLWELVPEATIVHIKRHPVSVLASHLAQSWAPSTVDGALAYLKPVYHRWLTWKNTVDLTGRRYIEVKAEDLAADWPGQRRALFERLGVDDFATPSTFQSHKLTRRNNQFDDETREFIREALGKVIPAMGYE
- a CDS encoding TolB-like translocation protein, which translates into the protein MAVALAGVLIGGAAGVTVWRTSATRSPAPAEVVTPVTAQELLAGLPGRLLPPANPTALPTDRAVGRGALLYQIDDTNGFDAAAGAFPERPMYLVTASGEQFGVGMAPTVGESRHMLSPDGRWLVQRRDGQWRLRDLTGITERAVPPGYALRQWSTDGQALLLSQPSGAVEMYTAFTLPGGELRPLALRGTPNRRMLPFLDGREIVSAEFNLGPNARPHQQLTIAIHDADGRTARAVSLPTTQEVSPGDIRNALAPLVRGGGNPPAVWALVIGQEGKVLTGQPEGTRATTPNTLVGVDLRSGRPAGRIELVTSRGDEGEYFLGLAGTEVLLQRWTADGSELVAVDPATARRRVLTSLPELARLTVPGE
- a CDS encoding Lrp/AsnC family transcriptional regulator, coding for MDELDAAIIQHLQTHARQTNRELARAVGIAPSTCLERVRALRERGVITGYHAEISLTALNRGVQALLHVQVRPLSRTVIDGFKKYAMGLPEVLSVFVVAGGDDFLVHVAVPSVDSLHAFLMDKFSGRREIVGFRSSVIYQHARKQVIDPLDM
- a CDS encoding Glu/Leu/Phe/Val dehydrogenase dimerization domain-containing protein, coding for MVATDIDTESMHEHVVVRRGARSGLPIVVAVHSTALGQAIGGCRLAHYPHWRDGLDDALRLSAAMSDKCALAGLPNGGGKSVVALPLGMTLDGASRRAALHDVGDVIAGLTGTYATGPDVGTGPDDMVTIAERTPYAFCRPVGAGGSGDSSEHTAVGVLAALHALCAERFGSSDLSTRSFAVLGLGRVGGHVLRMLADARATLVASDVDDSRRTLAGAAGAAWASPRDCLTADVDVLVPAALGGLLTLHTVPKLRCAAIAGPANNQLDTPATADLLHQRGILWAPDIIVSAGGIIHATAVELHDETSAQATVRVHGIADTLTDILRTARATGSTPADAARSHARQRIRSGHH
- a CDS encoding ABC transporter ATP-binding protein, with amino-acid sequence MRTTDNEPALRLDRLTKTFGITPVVAGVNLTVPAGAFLGLVGQNGAGKTTTLSMAVGLLRPDSGTAHLFGVDVWAKPARAKALVGVLPDGLAMPERLTGRELLTYLGLLRGLPKDVADGRAGQLLSVLELDRAERTLVIEYSTGMRKKIGLAAALLHAPRLLVLDEPFEAVDPVSAATIKTILRGFVAGGGTIVLSSHVMALVEQLCDHVAVIDRGRVAAAGPLEQVRGGRSLEDVFVDLVGGNGTTGKELSWLSR
- a CDS encoding LysR family transcriptional regulator, giving the protein MELRDIEIFLALAEELHFGRAAQKLHVTQARVSQSIKKQERRVGAPLFERTSRMVRLTPVGQRLRDDLRQAYDLIQSGLAGAAAEAQGAHGTLRIGVMGALGNELRPLIEKFTADHPACTVETAEFHFSDPFSALRSEQVDMQLMWLPVHEDDLTTGPVVLTEGRVLAVPATSDLAVRQTVSVEDLAGRTVLNPGTDAPDYWVEAMLPAFTPSGQPIPRGPRTRTFHEVLALIAAGQLVSPLNAHVTGYYTYPGVVYLPIHDAPPTEWALVWRTDRETPLVRSFAELGQNRGPQPIKPTGQE
- a CDS encoding VOC family protein, which translates into the protein MATFWTLGCDADDPQRIAAFWALALGYVKESGFEEPDNASIVDPDGRGPAISFLKVPEGKSSKNRMHIDVRVAGPGPWDMVERARLIRQKVPELVAAGATVIREEWYGDALGHVVMQDPEGNEFCVA